In Bacteroides cellulosilyticus, the genomic stretch CAGCGAAGCACCCCATTGTCCGGCACCGGTTTCAGTGGTAACGTTGGTTACTCCTTCTTTCTTGCAATAATAAGCCTGGGGAATGGCAGAATTCAGCTTGTGCGATCCCATCGGACTTACACTCTCATTCTTGAAATAGATATGTGCCGGAGTACCCAATGCTTGTTCCAGTCCATAAGCACGAACCAGTGGAGTACTACGATAATATTTGTACATTTCGCGTACTTCTTCGGGAATTTCGATCCACTTATCGGTCTGATTCAGTTCCTGTTTGCACAGTTCCTGTGCAAAGATGGGATATAAATCTTCAGCTTTCAGTGGTTGTTTGGTACCGGGATGAAGCGGAGGCATCGGTTTGTTCACCATATCTGCCTGTATATTGTACCAATAATGTGGTATTTCCTCTTCCGGGAGGAAATATCTTTTTGTCTTGTTGCTCATAGTGGTTACTTCTATTAAAATTTTTACGAGGCCAAATGTAACTATTATTTTTAAAACAATTTCTTTTTTCTTTTGTTTTTTGTCTATACGCATTGTTTTGTTTATGTTTGCCCGATATTTAATTTGATGTATACATGAAGATTTATCATAAATTCTTGTTGTATCAGAATAAATGGATTCATCCGTACACTCGGATCATTCTTGGAGGGGTGACTTATATAGCCTACCTGGCTTCTATTCTGTTAATTATGGGAGTGGTATATGAACACGGCTTTACTATTTCCGAACACGAGGCTTCTCAACTGCAAACACTCTATCGGTTTGTGTGGGGTGTTTTCCTGTCCGAAGTCACTTTGCGCCTGTTATTGGAATACAGGGACACAAAGCGTACTTTTAAGAGATTGACGTGGATATTGATTGCCTTGCTTTACCTCACCCTTATCCCTGTCATTTTTCATCGACCGGAAGAGGAGGGAGCTATTCTGCATTTTTGGGAAATATTGAATGGAAAGCCCTATCATATAGTGCTTCTGCTGATTTTCTCTTTCCTCAATTTATCCAATGGCTTGGTCAGGGTGCTGGGACGGCGAACGAATCCTTCTTTGATTCTGGCTGGTAGTTTCCTGATAATCATTCTTATCGGAACAGGTTTGCTAATGCTTCCCCGATGTACGGTGAGCGGTATTTCGTGGGTGGACTCACTGTTTATTTCTACCAGTGCGGTTTGTGTCACGGGGCTGACTTCGGTGGATGTAGCGTCTACTTTTACTACACCTGGTTTTGTAGTGATCATTCTGCTGATACAGATTGGCGGATTGGGTGTGATGACACTGACCAGTTTTTTTGCGATGTTCTTTATGGGAAATACATCCTTTTATAATCAGTTGGTGGTTCGTGATATGGTCAGTTCCAATTCGTTGAATTCGTTACTTTCCACTTTGTTGTACATATTGGGATTCACGTTGGCTATTGAAGGTGTCGGTATGCTTGCCATCTGGAGTGATATTCACGCTACGATGGGGATGACGTTTGAGGAAGAAGTGGCGTTCTCGGCTTTTCATGCTATTTCCGCATTCTGTAATGCTGGTTTCTCCACGTTGCCGGGAAATCTTGGCAATCCGCTGGTGATGACAGGGCATAATCCGTTCCTTATCTATATATCCCTGTTGATT encodes the following:
- a CDS encoding TrkH family potassium uptake protein — its product is MKIYHKFLLYQNKWIHPYTRIILGGVTYIAYLASILLIMGVVYEHGFTISEHEASQLQTLYRFVWGVFLSEVTLRLLLEYRDTKRTFKRLTWILIALLYLTLIPVIFHRPEEEGAILHFWEILNGKPYHIVLLLIFSFLNLSNGLVRVLGRRTNPSLILAGSFLIIILIGTGLLMLPRCTVSGISWVDSLFISTSAVCVTGLTSVDVASTFTTPGFVVIILLIQIGGLGVMTLTSFFAMFFMGNTSFYNQLVVRDMVSSNSLNSLLSTLLYILGFTLAIEGVGMLAIWSDIHATMGMTFEEEVAFSAFHAISAFCNAGFSTLPGNLGNPLVMTGHNPFLIYISLLIILGGIGFPILVNFKDIVLHHLRRIWKFLHTWEWDRHRFYHLYNLNTRIVLIMTFLLLVFGTVLIAVFEWNHAFAGMSVADKWTQAFFNATCPRTAGFTSVDLASLGVQSVLVYIFLMWVGGAAQSTAGGIKVNAFAVVVLNLVAVLRGTERVEVFGRELSYDSIRRSNATVVMSIGVLFVFVFILTIWEPQASVMALLFECVSALSTVGSSLNLTPTLGDNSKLLVALLMFIGRVGLITLMLGIIKQKKHTKYQYPSGQIIIN